The following proteins are encoded in a genomic region of Pikeienuella piscinae:
- the nuoF gene encoding NADH-quinone oxidoreductase subunit NuoF — MLDDKDRIFTNLYGMHDRSLKGARARGHWDGTAEIIKRGRDEIIAVMKASGLRGRGGAGFPTGLKWSFMPKESDGRPAYLVVNADESEPGTCKDREIMRHDPHTLIEGCLIASFAMGAHACYVYLRGEYIREREALQAAIDECYDAGLLGPNAAKSGWDFDIYLHHGAGAYICGEETALLESLEGKKGMPRLKPPFPANTGLYGCPTTVNNVESIAVAPTILRRGADWFAGFGRPNNTGTKIFAISGHVNAPCVVEEEMSITLRELLDRHCGGVRGGWDNLKAVIPGGSSVPLLPASLCEDAIMDFDWLRDQKSGLGTAAVMVMDQSVDVIKAIWRLSAFYKHESCGQCTPCREGTGWMMRVMQRLVTGDAEIEEIDMLLEVTTQVEGHTICALGDAAAWPIQGLIRHFRGEIEDRIKAKQRGRVSAMAAG, encoded by the coding sequence ATGCTGGACGACAAGGACCGGATATTCACCAATCTTTATGGGATGCATGACCGCTCCCTCAAGGGCGCGCGCGCGCGCGGGCACTGGGACGGAACTGCGGAGATCATAAAGCGTGGCCGCGATGAGATCATTGCGGTAATGAAGGCCTCTGGTCTGCGCGGGCGCGGCGGAGCGGGATTCCCGACCGGGTTGAAGTGGTCGTTCATGCCGAAGGAATCCGATGGCAGGCCGGCCTATCTTGTGGTCAACGCCGACGAGTCCGAGCCCGGCACCTGCAAGGACCGGGAGATCATGCGCCATGATCCCCACACTCTGATTGAAGGATGCCTGATCGCCAGTTTCGCAATGGGTGCGCATGCCTGCTATGTTTATCTGCGCGGCGAATACATCCGTGAGAGGGAAGCGCTGCAGGCGGCGATCGACGAATGTTACGATGCCGGCCTTCTGGGGCCGAACGCGGCCAAATCCGGCTGGGATTTCGACATCTACCTTCACCACGGCGCCGGCGCCTATATCTGCGGCGAGGAGACGGCGCTTCTGGAGAGCCTCGAGGGCAAGAAGGGCATGCCGCGGCTGAAGCCGCCTTTCCCCGCCAATACCGGCCTCTATGGCTGCCCGACCACGGTGAATAACGTGGAGTCCATTGCGGTTGCGCCCACGATCCTTCGGCGCGGGGCCGACTGGTTCGCGGGGTTCGGGCGGCCGAATAACACCGGCACGAAGATCTTCGCGATTTCCGGCCACGTGAACGCGCCCTGCGTCGTCGAAGAGGAGATGTCGATCACGCTTCGCGAACTGCTCGATCGGCATTGCGGAGGCGTGCGTGGCGGATGGGACAACTTGAAGGCCGTGATTCCGGGCGGCTCGTCGGTGCCGTTGCTGCCCGCGAGCCTGTGTGAAGACGCGATCATGGACTTTGACTGGCTGCGTGATCAGAAATCCGGCCTCGGCACGGCGGCGGTGATGGTGATGGATCAGTCGGTGGACGTGATCAAGGCGATCTGGCGGCTCTCGGCCTTCTATAAGCACGAGAGTTGCGGACAATGCACGCCCTGCCGTGAAGGCACCGGCTGGATGATGCGGGTGATGCAGCGGCTGGTGACTGGCGACGCGGAGATCGAGGAGATCGACATGCTCCTCGAAGTCACCACGCAGGTCGAAGGTCACACGATCTGCGCGCTCGGCGACGCCGCCGCCTGGCCGATCCAGGGCCTGATCCGTCACTTCCGGGGCGAGATTGAGGACCGGATCAAGGCGAAGCAGCGCGGCCGCGTCAGCGCGATGGCGGCGGGGTAG
- the nuoH gene encoding NADH-quinone oxidoreductase subunit NuoH codes for MDFFDTQAGIFLIILAQCLVVTVSLLVSLAFLLYMDRKVWAAVQLRRGPNVVGPFGLLQSFADFLKFIMKEIVVPAGADKVVFLLAPLATFVLAAIGWAVIPFADGWVISDLNVGILYIFAISSLGVYGVIMGGWASNSKYPFLGGLRSAAQMVSYEVSIGFIIVGVLISTGSLNLSEIVRAQDGGLGFLNWYWLPHLPMVVLFFVSALAETNRPPFDLPEAESELVAGYQVEYSSTPYLLFMIGEYMNIVLMCAMTTILFFGGWLSPVPFLPDGVLWFVLKVVFFFFMFAMVKAIVPRYRYDQLMRIGWKVFLPLSLGWIVLVAGFAQFGVPGYARWAVGG; via the coding sequence ATGGATTTTTTCGACACCCAGGCGGGCATTTTCCTGATCATCCTGGCGCAATGCCTTGTAGTGACGGTCTCATTGCTCGTCAGCCTCGCGTTTCTTCTCTACATGGACCGCAAGGTCTGGGCGGCGGTGCAGCTTCGGCGCGGCCCGAACGTCGTCGGGCCGTTCGGACTCTTGCAGAGCTTCGCGGACTTCCTGAAATTCATCATGAAGGAAATTGTCGTCCCGGCGGGCGCGGACAAGGTGGTGTTCCTGTTGGCGCCGCTCGCGACCTTCGTGCTGGCGGCGATCGGCTGGGCGGTAATCCCCTTCGCCGACGGCTGGGTGATCTCGGACCTCAATGTCGGCATCCTCTACATCTTCGCGATCTCTTCGCTCGGCGTATACGGCGTCATCATGGGTGGTTGGGCGTCGAACTCGAAATATCCTTTTCTCGGCGGGCTGCGCTCTGCGGCGCAGATGGTCTCCTATGAGGTCTCGATCGGCTTCATCATCGTCGGAGTGCTGATCTCGACCGGTTCGCTGAACCTTTCGGAGATCGTCCGTGCGCAGGATGGCGGGCTCGGTTTCCTGAACTGGTACTGGTTGCCGCATCTGCCGATGGTGGTGCTCTTCTTCGTCTCGGCGCTGGCGGAGACGAACCGGCCGCCTTTCGATCTGCCCGAGGCGGAATCGGAACTCGTCGCCGGTTATCAGGTGGAGTATTCCTCCACGCCTTATCTCCTGTTCATGATCGGGGAGTACATGAACATCGTGCTGATGTGCGCGATGACGACGATCCTTTTCTTCGGAGGCTGGCTTTCACCGGTTCCGTTCCTGCCGGACGGCGTTCTGTGGTTCGTCCTCAAGGTGGTGTTCTTCTTCTTCATGTTCGCGATGGTGAAGGCGATCGTGCCGCGCTATCGCTACGATCAGCTGATGCGGATCGGCTGGAAGGTGTTCCTGCCGCTTTCGCTCGGCTGGATCGTGCTGGTCGCGGGATTCGCGCAGTTCGGCGTGCCGGGCTACGCTCGCTGGGCCGTGGGGGGCTGA
- the nuoG gene encoding NADH-quinone oxidoreductase subunit NuoG, producing the protein MSDLRKLKVDGIEMEVDGAMTLLQACEEAGKEIPRFCYHERLSIAGNCRMCLIEVKGGPPKPVASCAMQVRDMRPGPDGEPPEVFTNTPMVKKAREGVMEFLLINHPLDCPICDQGGECDLQDQAMAYGVDFSRFREPKRSVADPDLGPLVGTQMTRCISCTRCVRYTTEVAGITQMGQTGRGEDAEITTYLEAALESEMQGNVVDLCPVGALTNKPYAFNARPWELTKTESIDVMDALGSNIRVDTRGREVMRILPRNHDDVNEEWIADKTRHICDGLRRQRLDKPYIRENGRLRPAGWGEALAKAAEAMKGGKLAALAGDLAPVEAIWSLKGLVEGLGGSAECRTDGAALPIGNRSGYVGSASIADIDSAEMILLVGTNPRIEAPVLNARIRKAWINGAEVALIGKAVDLTYEYYHAGAGPETLSQMIADGVSDETKAKKTLVIVGQGALARADGAAVLGAAMKMADVSGSGLLVLHTAASRVGAMDVGFAVEGGMEAALADAEVVYNLGADEVDAPDAAFVIYQGSHGDRGAHRADVILPGAAYTEQSGLFVNTEGRVQMAYRAGFPPGEAKEDWAILRALSAELGATQRWNNLAALRSALFEAHPHFARIDAIEPCDWTPVPTGEMDGAPLETPIRDHYLTNPIARASAIMAELSRLAKQRAATRMAAE; encoded by the coding sequence ATGAGCGATCTTCGTAAACTCAAGGTCGACGGGATCGAGATGGAGGTCGATGGGGCGATGACGCTCCTTCAGGCCTGCGAGGAGGCGGGGAAAGAGATTCCGCGCTTCTGCTACCATGAACGCCTTTCGATTGCCGGCAATTGCCGGATGTGTCTGATCGAGGTCAAGGGCGGGCCGCCCAAGCCCGTCGCGTCCTGCGCGATGCAGGTCCGCGACATGCGCCCGGGCCCGGACGGCGAGCCGCCGGAGGTTTTCACCAACACGCCGATGGTGAAGAAGGCGCGTGAAGGGGTGATGGAGTTCCTGCTTATCAACCACCCGCTGGACTGCCCGATCTGTGATCAGGGCGGGGAGTGCGACCTTCAGGATCAGGCGATGGCTTACGGCGTCGATTTCTCCCGCTTCCGGGAGCCGAAGCGCTCCGTCGCCGATCCCGATCTCGGCCCGCTCGTCGGCACGCAGATGACGCGCTGCATCTCCTGCACCCGCTGCGTGCGCTATACGACCGAGGTCGCGGGCATCACGCAGATGGGCCAGACCGGACGGGGCGAAGACGCCGAGATCACGACCTATCTCGAGGCGGCGCTCGAGAGCGAAATGCAGGGCAATGTCGTCGATCTCTGCCCGGTCGGCGCGCTCACCAACAAGCCCTACGCCTTCAACGCCCGGCCTTGGGAGCTGACCAAGACCGAAAGTATCGACGTGATGGACGCGCTCGGCTCCAACATTCGCGTCGATACGCGCGGCCGCGAAGTGATGCGCATTCTGCCGCGGAACCATGACGACGTGAACGAGGAGTGGATCGCGGACAAGACGCGTCATATCTGTGACGGGCTGCGCCGGCAGCGGCTCGACAAGCCCTATATCCGCGAGAACGGCAGGCTCCGCCCGGCAGGATGGGGCGAGGCGCTCGCAAAAGCCGCCGAAGCGATGAAGGGCGGAAAGCTCGCCGCGCTCGCCGGCGACCTGGCGCCGGTCGAGGCGATCTGGAGCCTGAAAGGGCTGGTCGAAGGGCTGGGCGGGTCGGCCGAATGCCGCACCGACGGCGCGGCGCTGCCGATCGGAAACCGCTCCGGTTATGTCGGCTCCGCATCGATCGCGGATATCGACAGCGCCGAGATGATTTTGCTCGTCGGGACCAATCCGCGGATCGAGGCGCCGGTGCTGAATGCGCGTATCCGCAAGGCCTGGATCAATGGCGCGGAGGTCGCGCTGATCGGAAAGGCGGTCGATCTGACCTATGAATACTACCATGCGGGGGCCGGGCCGGAGACCCTGAGCCAGATGATCGCCGATGGCGTCTCGGACGAGACCAAGGCGAAAAAGACCCTGGTCATCGTCGGGCAGGGTGCGCTCGCGCGTGCGGATGGCGCGGCGGTGCTCGGCGCGGCGATGAAGATGGCGGATGTATCCGGCTCCGGGCTCCTCGTGCTTCACACCGCCGCTTCGCGGGTCGGGGCGATGGATGTCGGTTTCGCCGTCGAGGGAGGGATGGAGGCGGCGCTGGCTGACGCCGAGGTCGTGTATAATCTTGGGGCCGATGAAGTCGACGCGCCGGATGCCGCCTTCGTCATCTATCAGGGCAGCCATGGCGACCGCGGCGCGCATCGGGCCGATGTGATCCTGCCCGGGGCCGCTTATACCGAGCAGTCGGGGCTTTTCGTGAACACCGAAGGCCGCGTGCAGATGGCGTATCGCGCCGGCTTCCCGCCCGGCGAAGCGAAGGAGGACTGGGCGATTCTGCGAGCGCTTTCCGCGGAGCTTGGCGCGACACAGCGTTGGAACAACCTCGCCGCGCTCCGCTCGGCGCTCTTTGAGGCGCATCCGCATTTCGCGCGGATCGACGCGATCGAGCCTTGCGACTGGACGCCGGTTCCGACGGGGGAGATGGACGGCGCCCCGCTCGAGACGCCGATCCGAGACCATTATCTCACCAACCCGATCGCGCGCGCTTCAGCGATCATGGCCGAACTCTCGCGCTTGGCGAAGCAACGGGCGGCGACGCGGATGGCGGCGGAATGA
- the nuoI gene encoding NADH-quinone oxidoreductase subunit NuoI, protein MSIPFDRAFWYFLLTDIFIGFKVGFKYFLKPKATLNYPFEKGALSPRFRGEHALRRYPNGEERCIACKLCEAICPAQAITIEAEPRADGSRRTTKYDIDMTKCIYCGFCQEACPVDAIVEGPNFEFATETREELFYNKEKLLENGDRWEREIARNIELDAAYR, encoded by the coding sequence ATGAGCATCCCGTTCGACAGGGCGTTCTGGTATTTTCTGCTGACCGACATCTTCATCGGCTTCAAGGTGGGCTTCAAGTACTTCCTGAAGCCCAAGGCGACGCTGAACTATCCCTTTGAGAAAGGGGCGCTTTCGCCGCGTTTCCGGGGCGAGCACGCGCTGCGGCGTTATCCGAACGGTGAAGAGCGCTGCATCGCCTGCAAGCTCTGCGAAGCGATCTGCCCGGCACAGGCCATCACCATCGAGGCGGAGCCGCGCGCGGACGGTTCGCGGCGCACCACGAAATACGACATCGACATGACGAAATGCATCTATTGCGGCTTCTGCCAGGAGGCCTGCCCAGTGGACGCCATCGTCGAGGGCCCGAATTTCGAGTTCGCCACCGAGACGCGGGAGGAGCTTTTCTACAACAAGGAGAAGCTTCTGGAGAATGGCGACCGTTGGGAGCGCGAGATTGCGCGGAATATCGAACTTGACGCGGCTTATCGCTGA